In the Populus trichocarpa isolate Nisqually-1 chromosome 1, P.trichocarpa_v4.1, whole genome shotgun sequence genome, one interval contains:
- the LOC18095957 gene encoding fatty acid desaturase 4, chloroplastic, whose amino-acid sequence MSILPQHNHCLTRSPAHNPWHRKRIICSATTTPTKPKSSPNQVTFEPQFVTPPNLVTSISTPPVLNDPSLQSTWSHRTWVATGCTTVLVSLAKAIAGAGHSHIWLEPMLAGYIGYILADLGSGVYHWGIDNYGDGSTPIFGNQIEAFQGHHKWPWTITRRQFANNLHALARTVAFFVLPVDLVCNDPTVNAFVGVCSGCIMFSQQFHAWAHGTKSKLPPIVVALQDVGLLVSRSQHGAHHRQPYNNNYCIVSGVWNEFLDKNKVFEALEMALYFKLGVRPRSWSEPTTDWTEETESASQVAVQ is encoded by the coding sequence ATGTCTATCCTTCCCCAGCACAACCACTGCCTCACAAGGTCTCCAGCCCATAATCCATGGCACCGCAAGCGTATCATCTGCTCAGCCACTACCACCCCTACCAAGCCTAAGTCTAGCCCTAACCAGGTAACCTTTGAGCCACAGTTTGTAACCCCACCAAACCTAGTCACCTCTATTAGCACCCCTCCTGTGCTGAATGACCCAAGTTTGCAGTCAACATGGTCTCACCGAACATGGGTAGCAACCGGGTGCACCACGGTGCTGGTTTCTCTAGCTAAGGCCATTGCAGGTGCAGGTCATTCTCATATCTGGCTTGAGCCCATGTTAGCAGGCTATATTGGGTACATTTTAGCTGACCTTGGATCTGGGGTTTACCATTGGGGTATTGACAACTATGGTGATGGATCAACACCGATTTTTGGCAATCAAATTGAAGCATTTCAAGGTCATCATAAGTGGCCATGGACAATAACTAGGCGTCAGTTTGCTAATAACTTGCATGCTCTTGCACGAACAGTAGCATTCTTTGTGCTTCCTGTAGACTTGGTTTGTAATGATCCCACTGTAAATGCCTTTGTTGGTGTGTGCTCCGGTTGTATCATGTTTAGCCAGCAATTTCATGCGTGGGCTCATGGCACAAAGAGCAAGTTACCCCCCATAGTAGTGGCATTGCAGGATGTTGGATTGCTTGTGTCAAGGTCACAACATGGTGCTCATCATCGGCAACCATATAACAACAATTATTGCATAGTGAGTGGAGTTTGGAATGAATTCTTGGATAAGAATAAGGTTTTTGAGGCATTAGAGATGGCCTTGTATTTTAAGCTTGGGGTAAGACCAAGGTCCTGGAGTGAACCTACCACTGACTGGACTGAAGAGACTGAGAGCGCTTCTCAGGTTGCAGTCCAATAA
- the LOC18095959 gene encoding uncharacterized protein LOC18095959, which produces MEPSISLKTLLTISLFLFFVTPQSSLAAKLPFHPQDLLPLLPRQVSWPILNRLHGAVDLLPTFVGAASALNETGDWKGACFYENRAWMEFHNKTGSEFGGGTLHLKVSNAHSWTCMDIYVFATPYRVTWDYYLLSREHTLEFKEWESKAEYEYVKNRGVSIFLMHAGMLGTLQALWDVFPLFTNTGWGENSNIGFLEKHMGATFEQRPQPWATNISVDDIHSGDFLVISKIRGRWGGFETLEKWVSGAYAGHSAVFLRDSEGKLWVGESGNENEQGEDVIAVLPWDEWWEFELNKDNSNPHIALLPLHPDVRAKFNETAAWEYALSMKGNPYGYHNLIFSWIDTLDGNYPPPLDAHLVASFMTVWNHIQPEYAANMWNEALNKRLGTQGLDLPDILVEVEKRGSSFGKLLTIPEQDDWLYTDGKSTSCIAFVLEMYKEAGLFDPITSSVQVTEFTIKDAYTLRFFENNSSRLPKWCNDGDDVKLPFCQIKGQYRMELPEYNTMDPYPHMNERCPSLPPKYFRTQNC; this is translated from the exons ATGGAGCCATCTATCTCTTTGAAAACATTACTGACAAtctccctctttcttttctttgtcacCCCACAATCATCTCTAGCTGCAAAATTACCCTTCCATCCTCAGGATTTGCTTCCTTTGTTACCAAGACAAGTTTCATGGCCTATTCTCAATCGCCTACATGGTGCTGTAGACCTATTGCCCACATTTGTTGGTGCTGCCTCTGCTTTAAATGAAACCGGTGACTGGAAAGGTGCTTGCTTTTACGAGAACCGGGCTTGGATGGAGTTTCATAATAAGACTGGTAGTGAATTTGGTGGTGGAACACTTCATCTTAAG GTTAGCAATGCTCACAGCTGGACATGCATGGATATTTATGTCTTTGCCACTCCATATCGTGTGACATGGGATTATTACTTATTATCTCGAGAACATACATTAGAGTTTAAAGAGTGGGAAAGCAAAGCTGAATACGAATAT GTGAAAAATCGGGGAGTCTCTATTTTCCTTATGCACGCGGGGATGCTCGGAACCCTTCAAGCACTGTGGGATGTCTTTCCCTTATTTACAAATACTGGATGGGGTGAGAATTCTAATATTGGGTTCCTGGAGAAACACATGGGAGCTACCTTTGAACAGCGTCCTCAGCCTTGGGCTACCAACATCAGTGTCGATGATATTCACTCTGGTGACTTCCTTGTTATATCAAAAATTCGTGGAAGATGGGGTGGTTTTGAGACTTTGGAGAAGTGGGTCAGTGGAGCTTATGCTGGTCATTCTGCTGTTTTCTTACGGGATTCTGAAGGAAAACTATGGGTTGGCGAATCAGGAAATGAAAATGAACAG GGAGAAGATGTTATTGCTGTGTTACCCTGGGATGAATGGTGGGAATTTGAGCTGAACAAGGACAACTCAAATCCACATATTGCACTGCTTCCTCTGCATCCTGATGTGCGAGCTAAGTTCAATGAGACTGCTGCGTGGGAGTATGCTTTGAGCATGAAAGGAAACCCTTATGGATATCATAACTTGATATTCAGCTGGATAGACACTCTGGATGGGAACTATCCACCACCATTGGATGCTCATCTG GTTGCTTCTTTTATGACAGTTTGGAATCACATACAACCTGAATATGCTGCCAACATGTGGAACGAAGCCTTGAACAAACGACTTGGAACTCAG GGCCTTGATCTTCCTGATATCTTGGTAGAAGTTGAAAAGCGTGGGTCATCCTTTGGAAAATTGTTGACAATTCCTGAACAGGATGATTGGTTGTATACTGATGGAAAGTCGACCTCATGTATTGCTTTTGTCCTGGAAATGTACAAGGAAGCAGGACTATTTGATCCAATTACTAGCTCTGTACAAGTGACTGAATTTACG ATCAAAGATGCTTACACACTAAggttttttgaaaacaattcaAGCCGCCTGCCAAAGTGGTGTAATGATGGAGATGATGTGAAGCTCCCATTTTGTCAGATTAAAGGGCAGTATCGAATGGAACTACCAGAATACAATACCATGGATCCTTACCCCCATATGAATGAAAGGTGCCCATCGCTTCCCCCAAAATACTTTAGAACACAGAATTGCTAA
- the LOC18095958 gene encoding vacuolar protein sorting-associated protein 22 homolog 1, with the protein MRRRPGIGGLQTAAAARDQYRLLGENVAKLRTDLMKEQLATFRSQLEDFARKHKNDIRKNPTFRTQFHEMCAKVGVDPLASNKGFWAELLGIGDFYYELGVQIVEICLATRPHNGGLINLQELCALLRQKRKSDREAVSEDDCLRAISKLKILGSGFEVISVGKRKLVRSVPTELNKDHNEILELAQAQGFVTVDELERRLSWTSGRATDALDTLLDEGLAMIDDGHRDGKRRYWFPCVSSISTSVVSDI; encoded by the exons ATGAGGAGGAGACCTGGTATTGGTGGGTTACAAACAGCAGCTGCTGCAAGG GATCAATATCGGTTACTAGGAGAAAATGTAGCAAAGCTAAGAACTGATCTTATGAAAGAACAGCTTGCCACTTTCCGTTCTCAGCTTGAAGATTTTGCCCGTAAACACAAG AATGATATTCGAAAGAACCCAACTTTCAGGACGCAATTCCATGAGATGTGTGCTAAAGTTGGAGTGGATCCACTGGCATCGAATAAAGGTTTTTGGGCAGAGCTGTTAGGGATCGGTGACTTCTATTATGAACTTG GAGTGCAAATTGTAGAGATATGCTTGGCAACAAGACCTCACAATGGAGGTTTGATCAATCTGCAAGAACTCTGTGCTCTGCTTCGGCAGAAACGAAAAAGTGATCGTGAAGCTGTGTCAGAGGATGACTGTTTGCGTGCTATAAGTAAGCTGAAG ATATTGGGCAGTGGTTTTGAGGTGATTTCTGTTGGGAAAAGAAAGCTTGTTCGGTCAGTTCCAACTGAATTGAACAAAGACCATAATGAAATTCTGGAGCTGGCTCag GCTCAAGGTTTTGTGACTGTTGATGAGTTAGAGAGACGGCTTTCTTGGACATCTGGTCGTGCTACTGATGCCCTTGATACTTTATTAGAT GAAGGACTTGCTATGATTGACGATGGCCATAGAGATGGCAAACGCCGCTATTGGTTCCCCTGTGTATCTTCCATCTCCACTTCAGTGGTTTCTGATATTTAA